From Alcaligenes faecalis, the proteins below share one genomic window:
- a CDS encoding cytochrome c — MNVLSKTLILVLVGLGAAYGGSQLILSQRSIVSSSAHTIKLDDDALIKQGAYVSRTGDCVACHTVPGGQKYAGGLAMQTPLGAIYSTNITPDKETGIGNYTLDEFKTAVQHGVRKDGAALYPAMPYPSYSVMSEEDMNALYAYFMNGVPAVKQQNAGPTLPKLFQMRWTIAFWQWMFAPTDQSFVADESLDDLKNRGAYLVQGPGHCGACHTPRGLAYQELALNLKDGDDYLSGAVIDGWRAKSLRGEGRGLASWSEEELLDFFATGRTDKVAAFGAMTDVVEHSTQYMSPQDQKAMVQYLKSLPPVKGRNPEIPHQADTTTQKQLDGQYTSPGAWLYAAHCVTCHRADGKGVPRIFPALAGNSAVFANNPQSVIQVTLEGGRMPENSVDKMTFTMPAFRHLGDQDIADLVNYIRTSWTNQAPTVQAADVAHIRQFVANKSPHIQPQGASHE, encoded by the coding sequence ATGAACGTCTTGTCCAAGACCCTGATCCTTGTACTAGTGGGGCTGGGAGCCGCCTATGGCGGTTCTCAGCTTATTTTGTCGCAACGCAGCATCGTCTCCTCCTCGGCACACACCATCAAGCTGGATGATGACGCCCTGATCAAGCAGGGAGCCTACGTCTCCCGCACTGGCGACTGCGTGGCCTGTCATACCGTTCCTGGTGGTCAAAAGTATGCAGGCGGCCTGGCCATGCAAACGCCGCTAGGAGCGATCTACTCCACCAACATCACGCCTGACAAGGAAACGGGCATAGGCAACTACACCCTGGACGAGTTCAAAACCGCCGTCCAGCATGGGGTACGCAAGGATGGCGCTGCGCTCTACCCCGCCATGCCCTACCCGTCCTACTCGGTCATGAGCGAGGAGGACATGAATGCCTTGTACGCCTACTTCATGAATGGCGTTCCGGCGGTCAAGCAACAAAATGCCGGGCCCACCTTGCCCAAGCTCTTCCAGATGCGCTGGACCATTGCTTTCTGGCAATGGATGTTTGCGCCCACGGATCAGTCGTTTGTGGCTGACGAAAGTCTGGATGATCTGAAAAACCGGGGTGCTTATCTGGTACAAGGTCCCGGCCACTGCGGCGCCTGTCACACGCCGCGCGGCTTGGCGTATCAGGAACTGGCGCTGAACCTGAAAGACGGCGACGACTACCTGTCCGGTGCCGTGATTGACGGTTGGCGTGCCAAGAGCCTGCGCGGCGAAGGTCGTGGTCTGGCCAGTTGGTCTGAAGAAGAACTGCTGGATTTCTTTGCTACCGGCCGTACCGATAAAGTGGCTGCTTTTGGTGCCATGACGGATGTGGTCGAACACAGCACCCAGTACATGAGCCCTCAGGACCAAAAGGCCATGGTGCAGTATCTGAAATCCTTGCCGCCCGTCAAAGGCCGCAATCCCGAGATTCCGCATCAAGCTGACACCACCACGCAAAAACAGCTGGATGGCCAGTACACCTCGCCCGGTGCCTGGTTGTATGCCGCTCATTGTGTGACCTGTCACCGGGCCGATGGAAAAGGCGTACCCCGCATTTTCCCGGCACTGGCTGGCAACTCGGCTGTTTTTGCCAACAACCCGCAATCGGTCATTCAAGTGACTTTGGAAGGTGGACGCATGCCTGAAAACAGCGTCGACAAAATGACCTTCACCATGCCTGCCTTCCGCCATTTGGGCGACCAGGACATTGCCGATCTTGTTAACTACATCCGCACCAGCTGGACCAACCAGGCCCCCACCGTGCAGGCGGCCGACGTTGCCCACATCCGCCAGTTTGTAGCCAATAAATCGCCCCATATCCAGCCTCAAGGAGCCAGCCATGAGTAA
- a CDS encoding TrkH family potassium uptake protein, whose amino-acid sequence MRNWLPNSLTRRLEVNPHARTLSASPPLVLALGFMALIILGAILLSLPQAAEHRLGIFQALFMATSAVTVTGLAVIDPATDLTHFGQIVLALLVQIGGMGFVTFAVIAAITMHKRISVSQQALALEAFNQTSVSRIRSTAFQVFKIAALIELTAAAILFLRWTIDYPWTTALYRALFHAVTAFNNAGFSLFHDSLTPISGDFVSVMTLSGLIILGGIGFTVLADVGQKKRWQTLLPYTKLILLGTLILNLIGFFSLWALEFNNPKTLGMLGVGDQALAAWMQNAATRTAGFTTMDIASLRDSTQLTLIVLMLIGGGSLSTASGIKIGTLIVLLAAVRSYIRQREEVVLMERSVAPETVQKALALFLITGALCFISVLLLTLFEDMPITSLLFEAASALSTTGMSHGITHKLSTPSQILIMVLMFAGRLGPLTLIYSLATRKRSRIRYPEGNFQVG is encoded by the coding sequence ATGCGCAACTGGCTGCCCAATAGTCTTACTCGCCGTCTTGAGGTCAATCCTCACGCCCGCACCCTGAGTGCCAGCCCGCCGCTGGTGTTGGCCCTGGGCTTTATGGCTCTGATTATCCTGGGCGCTATTTTGCTCAGCCTGCCGCAAGCGGCCGAACACCGCCTGGGTATTTTCCAGGCCTTGTTCATGGCCACCTCGGCCGTCACCGTCACGGGTCTGGCGGTGATTGACCCCGCCACAGATTTAACCCACTTTGGGCAAATTGTTCTGGCATTGCTGGTGCAAATTGGCGGCATGGGCTTTGTAACCTTTGCCGTGATCGCCGCCATCACCATGCACAAGCGCATCAGTGTCAGCCAACAAGCGCTGGCACTGGAAGCCTTTAATCAAACCAGTGTATCCCGCATTCGCAGCACGGCTTTTCAGGTATTCAAGATTGCCGCCCTGATTGAACTGACCGCCGCTGCGATTTTATTTCTGCGCTGGACGATTGATTATCCCTGGACCACGGCTTTGTATCGGGCCCTGTTCCATGCGGTGACCGCCTTCAATAACGCGGGCTTTTCCTTGTTCCATGACTCCCTGACCCCTATTTCCGGCGATTTTGTTTCGGTCATGACCTTATCGGGCCTGATTATTCTGGGTGGTATCGGTTTTACCGTTCTGGCCGATGTAGGACAAAAAAAGCGCTGGCAAACCCTGTTGCCCTATACCAAGCTGATTTTGCTGGGCACCCTGATTCTGAACCTGATCGGTTTTTTCAGCCTTTGGGCACTGGAATTCAATAACCCCAAAACCCTGGGCATGCTCGGCGTGGGCGACCAGGCACTGGCGGCCTGGATGCAAAACGCCGCCACGCGTACCGCCGGCTTTACCACCATGGACATTGCCAGCCTGCGCGACAGCACCCAACTGACGCTGATCGTGCTGATGCTGATTGGTGGCGGCTCGCTCAGTACCGCCAGCGGTATCAAAATAGGCACCTTGATTGTTTTGCTGGCTGCCGTACGCTCTTACATCCGTCAGCGAGAAGAGGTGGTCCTGATGGAGCGCAGCGTCGCCCCTGAAACCGTCCAGAAAGCCCTGGCCCTGTTTTTGATTACCGGCGCCCTGTGTTTCATCAGCGTCCTGCTCTTGACGCTGTTCGAGGACATGCCCATCACCAGCCTGCTGTTTGAAGCCGCCTCGGCCTTGAGCACCACCGGCATGAGCCACGGTATTACTCACAAACTGTCCACGCCCAGCCAGATCCTGATCATGGTGCTGATGTTCGCTGGTCGACTTGGCCCTCTGACCCTGATTTACTCGCTGGCCACACGCAAGCGCAGCCGTATTCGCTACCCGGAAGGCAACTTCCAGGTAGGTTAA
- a CDS encoding alkene reductase yields the protein MVSLFDPIKLGDIELMNRIIMAPMTRARASEGRMPNDLMRMYYCQRASAGLIVAEATSVSPQGVGYAHTPGIWSSAQVDAWRTITEAVHAKGGRIVLQLWHVGRVSDPEFLNGQIPVAPSAIACEGMVSHLSPERPFVVPRALRSEEIADIVDDFSVAAQNALSAGFDGVEIHGANGYLIDQFLHDGSNTRTDAYGGSIENRARFLLEIVDACVAIWGAGRVGVHLSPRGGLHGMKDSDPARLFSYVACELDRRDIAFLFLRESPASDSLLPMIKCQFGGAIIANEHFDLPTAQTTLSKGMADAVSFGKAFLSNPDLPLRLQLRAPLNAWDQSSFYTQGPKGYTDYPFLKSSPECDQPVGEDLQAH from the coding sequence ATGGTTAGTTTGTTTGATCCAATCAAACTGGGTGATATTGAACTCATGAACCGTATCATCATGGCGCCCATGACACGCGCGCGCGCCTCGGAGGGCCGTATGCCCAATGATTTGATGCGTATGTACTATTGTCAGCGGGCCAGTGCGGGGCTGATTGTAGCCGAAGCCACTTCGGTATCGCCGCAAGGCGTGGGCTATGCCCACACACCGGGCATCTGGAGTAGTGCTCAAGTGGATGCGTGGCGCACGATTACCGAGGCCGTACACGCCAAGGGTGGCCGTATCGTGCTGCAGTTGTGGCATGTGGGGCGTGTCTCTGATCCGGAGTTTCTGAATGGCCAAATTCCGGTGGCGCCCAGCGCAATTGCCTGTGAGGGCATGGTCAGTCATTTAAGCCCCGAGCGTCCTTTTGTAGTGCCGCGTGCCTTACGTAGCGAAGAAATTGCCGACATTGTGGATGATTTTTCCGTTGCGGCTCAAAATGCACTCAGCGCCGGTTTTGACGGGGTGGAGATCCATGGAGCCAATGGTTATTTGATCGACCAGTTCCTGCATGATGGCTCCAATACCCGCACGGATGCGTATGGCGGTTCGATTGAAAACCGGGCGCGTTTCCTGTTGGAGATTGTGGATGCCTGTGTGGCCATTTGGGGGGCTGGCCGAGTCGGCGTGCATTTATCCCCGCGTGGTGGTTTGCATGGCATGAAGGATTCTGATCCTGCCCGTTTGTTCTCTTATGTGGCTTGTGAGCTGGATCGACGTGATATTGCCTTCTTGTTCCTGCGTGAAAGCCCGGCTTCGGACAGCTTGTTGCCTATGATCAAATGTCAGTTTGGTGGTGCAATTATCGCCAACGAACATTTTGATTTGCCTACGGCACAGACCACTTTATCCAAAGGCATGGCAGATGCCGTGTCGTTCGGTAAGGCTTTTTTGTCCAATCCGGACTTGCCCTTGCGTTTGCAATTGCGTGCACCCTTGAATGCTTGGGATCAAAGTTCCTTCTATACCCAGGGACCCAAAGGCTACACGGATTATCCCTTCTTGAAGTCCAGCCCTGAATGCGATCAGCCTGTGGGTGAGGATTTGCAGGCGCATTGA
- a CDS encoding D-serine ammonia-lyase, with protein MIHGKTLAAWQDSHPLIRDLIALKESTWFNPAIAPTAQALADVGLNAQDVQAASARLQRFAPYLKAVFPDTAASNGIIESPLKPLDQLRQTLIQENALEHVGALWLKADSELPISGSIKARGGIHEVLKHAEDLALEAGLITLTDDYSQLDSEQARAFFSQYSIAVGSTGNLGLSIGIMSAKLGFKVSVHMSADARQWKKDKLRANGVNVVEHQSDYSVAVEQGREQASQDPRCYFVDDENSLDLFLGYAVAAERLAAQFQQADIVVNTAHPLFVYLPCGVGGGPGGVAFGLKLIFGDAVHCLFAEPTHSPCMLLGVYTGLHDEISVQDFGIDNVTAADGLAVGRPSGFVGKAMQRLIDGYYTVTDEELYRLMVIAHEKDQVKLEPSALAGIPGMARVLNSPEYLQRMGFTQAQLENATHLVWGTGGSMVPEVEFQAYLDKGRSL; from the coding sequence ATGATCCATGGAAAAACCCTGGCGGCCTGGCAAGACAGCCACCCTCTCATCCGCGATCTGATCGCCCTGAAAGAAAGCACCTGGTTCAATCCGGCCATCGCCCCCACCGCCCAGGCCTTGGCGGATGTAGGACTGAACGCGCAAGATGTGCAGGCTGCCAGCGCCCGTCTGCAGCGCTTTGCCCCATATCTGAAAGCCGTCTTTCCCGATACAGCAGCCAGCAATGGCATCATCGAGTCCCCTCTCAAACCCTTGGATCAACTACGCCAAACGCTGATTCAAGAAAACGCGCTGGAGCATGTGGGGGCCTTGTGGCTGAAGGCTGATAGCGAACTACCCATTTCCGGTTCCATCAAAGCCCGTGGCGGCATCCATGAAGTCCTGAAACATGCAGAAGATCTGGCACTGGAAGCCGGTCTGATCACGCTGACGGACGACTACAGCCAGCTGGACAGCGAACAGGCCCGCGCCTTTTTCAGCCAATACTCCATCGCCGTCGGTTCCACCGGCAACTTGGGCTTATCGATTGGCATCATGAGCGCCAAGTTGGGCTTTAAAGTCAGCGTCCATATGTCTGCCGATGCCCGTCAATGGAAAAAAGACAAGCTGAGAGCCAACGGTGTGAATGTAGTCGAACACCAATCCGACTACAGCGTGGCGGTTGAGCAAGGCCGCGAACAAGCCTCCCAAGATCCGCGCTGCTACTTTGTGGATGATGAAAACTCCCTGGACCTTTTCCTGGGCTATGCCGTGGCGGCCGAACGATTGGCCGCGCAATTTCAGCAAGCGGACATTGTGGTGAATACAGCCCACCCCTTGTTCGTCTATCTGCCCTGCGGCGTAGGCGGTGGTCCTGGTGGTGTGGCCTTTGGCCTGAAACTGATTTTTGGCGATGCCGTGCATTGTCTCTTTGCCGAACCGACGCACTCCCCATGCATGCTGCTGGGCGTGTATACCGGCTTGCATGATGAGATCAGCGTGCAGGATTTCGGCATTGATAATGTCACCGCCGCCGATGGCCTGGCTGTAGGACGCCCTTCAGGGTTTGTGGGCAAGGCCATGCAGCGTCTGATCGACGGCTATTACACCGTCACGGACGAAGAACTGTACCGCTTGATGGTCATTGCCCACGAAAAAGACCAGGTCAAACTGGAGCCCTCCGCTCTGGCCGGTATACCCGGTATGGCAAGGGTATTGAACTCGCCAGAGTATTTGCAGCGCATGGGCTTTACGCAGGCTCAGCTGGAGAACGCTACCCATCTGGTCTGGGGAACCGGCGGGAGCATGGTGCCCGAGGTGGAGTTTCAAGCCTATCTGGATAAGGGGCGTAGTCTGTAA
- a CDS encoding NAD(P)/FAD-dependent oxidoreductase: MVYDYVIVGAGMAGVSLAYRLPEEAHVLVLERESHAAYHSTGRSAAMFVETYGTETIRALTVAGNDFFSHPPAGFSDQPILLPRGVLYVGTAEQQGLLDSQYQDWHEQGLDVSRLSAEEALAMVPCLDPAQLAGALYDGQGQDMDVHALHQGFLKGAQVKGVKLRLDTEVLSAKWDGECWEVQLNSEPTPLRTRVLVNAAGAWADTLAERCGVQALGIQPKRRSAFLFSPPEGVDHREWPAVIDIGEEFYFKPDAGMLLGSPANADDVDAHDVVAEELDVATGIYRIEERTQLRIRRPSHTWAGLRSFAPDGELVIGQDAQCPGFFWLAGQGGYGIQTAAGASLLAASVLQKQDLPESLKALKIDPAVVSPARFRT; this comes from the coding sequence ATGGTGTATGACTACGTAATCGTTGGGGCCGGGATGGCTGGCGTGTCTTTGGCCTACCGTTTGCCCGAAGAAGCTCATGTGCTGGTTCTGGAAAGAGAGTCCCATGCTGCGTATCACTCCACGGGACGCTCGGCCGCGATGTTTGTTGAAACTTACGGTACTGAAACGATCCGAGCCTTGACGGTGGCAGGCAACGATTTTTTCAGCCATCCGCCTGCGGGCTTTAGCGATCAGCCGATTTTGCTGCCACGCGGTGTGCTCTATGTGGGGACCGCCGAGCAACAGGGTTTGCTGGACAGCCAGTATCAGGATTGGCATGAGCAAGGGCTGGATGTTAGCCGCTTGAGTGCCGAAGAAGCCTTAGCCATGGTGCCATGTCTGGACCCAGCGCAATTGGCCGGTGCCTTGTATGACGGCCAGGGTCAGGACATGGATGTCCATGCCTTGCATCAGGGTTTTTTGAAAGGCGCACAAGTCAAGGGTGTGAAGCTGCGTCTGGACACGGAAGTGCTGTCGGCCAAGTGGGATGGCGAATGCTGGGAAGTGCAACTCAACTCCGAACCCACGCCCTTGCGCACTCGCGTTCTGGTCAATGCGGCGGGTGCCTGGGCTGATACTTTGGCTGAGCGCTGTGGCGTGCAGGCGTTAGGCATTCAACCCAAGCGCCGTTCTGCATTCCTGTTTTCGCCGCCTGAAGGTGTGGACCATCGTGAATGGCCCGCCGTCATTGATATTGGCGAAGAATTCTACTTCAAGCCCGATGCAGGCATGTTGCTGGGTTCGCCAGCCAATGCCGACGACGTGGATGCCCATGATGTGGTGGCCGAGGAGCTGGATGTGGCCACCGGCATTTACCGGATTGAAGAACGCACCCAACTTCGCATTCGCCGTCCTAGCCACACCTGGGCGGGGCTGCGCAGCTTTGCTCCCGATGGTGAGCTGGTGATTGGTCAGGACGCGCAATGTCCGGGCTTTTTCTGGCTGGCTGGTCAAGGTGGTTACGGGATTCAAACTGCGGCCGGCGCTTCCTTGCTGGCGGCCAGTGTGTTGCAAAAGCAGGATCTGCCCGAGTCCTTGAAGGCCTTGAAGATTGATCCGGCTGTGGTGTCACCCGCTCGTTTCAGAACATAA
- a CDS encoding potassium channel family protein, whose protein sequence is MAQFAVIGLGRFGSACALELMKMGHSVLGVDTNPKLVNKYADQLNRAVIADVTDRQALEELGLDNYDVVLVAIGADIEACLVCVVHLKSFGVPTIWAKAISHAQHLILAKIGVNRIIHPEEEMGIRVAQMLSYPMVNDYITLGNGDYIVEVTASDNMNGQTIKDVLREQMDDVQVLLVKRRGQTTIQPDADFALHAKDLLILLGQLQALRTAAPKLV, encoded by the coding sequence ATGGCACAGTTCGCCGTCATAGGATTAGGCCGCTTCGGTTCGGCCTGCGCCCTGGAACTCATGAAAATGGGCCACTCCGTACTGGGAGTGGATACCAATCCCAAATTGGTCAACAAATATGCGGACCAATTAAACCGTGCCGTCATTGCTGATGTCACTGACCGCCAGGCTTTGGAAGAGCTGGGGCTGGACAATTATGACGTAGTTCTGGTTGCAATTGGGGCTGATATTGAGGCTTGCCTGGTTTGCGTGGTTCACCTGAAAAGTTTCGGGGTTCCCACCATCTGGGCCAAAGCCATTTCCCACGCCCAGCATTTGATTCTGGCCAAAATCGGCGTAAACCGGATTATTCACCCCGAAGAAGAAATGGGCATACGAGTCGCCCAAATGCTGAGCTACCCCATGGTCAACGACTACATCACCCTGGGTAATGGCGATTACATTGTGGAAGTAACGGCCAGCGACAATATGAATGGCCAGACCATCAAAGACGTGTTGCGCGAGCAGATGGACGATGTGCAAGTGCTGCTGGTCAAGCGGCGTGGCCAAACCACCATCCAGCCCGATGCCGATTTTGCCCTGCATGCCAAAGACTTGCTGATTCTGCTTGGACAGCTGCAAGCACTTCGTACCGCCGCCCCCAAACTGGTTTGA
- a CDS encoding c-type cytochrome, which produces MSKAKTLSVLAVAIAGVAAASWYAFAASPVLTGPTPATYPIINVESKEVVGQYTIPSDLLIEKDPDAEAILYGKRLLNETRRLLPDNVGAAMNCNSCHIDQGKAPRGAHYINSFVSYPKIMPRSGKMVDLAGRINGCFMRSMNGKAIPVDSPEMQGMLAYMKWLAQGVQPGQKVQVPIDGPLDHELIPNPERGKALYAVQCASCHGEEGQGLKDERGNIVFPPLWGDESFNIGAGMARTFKAAVFIKYNMPMSVASHGGWGQGGVLNDQDAVDIAEYFTHMPRPDFAGKVNDWPNGKKPKDARY; this is translated from the coding sequence ATGAGTAAAGCCAAAACCCTGTCCGTTCTGGCTGTGGCCATTGCCGGTGTCGCAGCGGCAAGCTGGTATGCCTTTGCGGCCAGCCCCGTCCTGACAGGCCCGACTCCCGCCACCTATCCCATTATTAATGTGGAAAGCAAAGAGGTCGTGGGCCAGTACACCATTCCTTCGGACCTGCTGATCGAGAAAGACCCGGATGCCGAAGCCATTTTGTACGGCAAACGCCTCCTGAACGAAACGCGCCGTCTGCTGCCCGACAATGTGGGCGCCGCCATGAACTGCAATAGCTGTCACATTGATCAGGGCAAGGCCCCGCGTGGCGCGCACTACATCAACAGCTTTGTCAGCTACCCCAAAATCATGCCCCGCTCGGGCAAGATGGTGGACTTGGCAGGCCGCATCAACGGCTGTTTCATGCGTTCCATGAACGGCAAGGCCATCCCGGTGGACTCGCCCGAAATGCAAGGGATGCTGGCTTATATGAAGTGGTTGGCGCAAGGGGTGCAACCCGGTCAAAAAGTCCAGGTGCCTATCGATGGCCCGCTGGATCATGAGCTAATCCCCAATCCTGAACGCGGTAAAGCGCTCTATGCGGTCCAATGCGCCAGCTGTCACGGCGAGGAAGGCCAGGGCCTGAAAGACGAACGCGGCAATATCGTGTTCCCGCCATTGTGGGGTGATGAGTCCTTCAATATTGGTGCAGGCATGGCGCGTACTTTCAAGGCCGCGGTGTTCATCAAGTACAACATGCCCATGAGCGTGGCTTCCCACGGAGGCTGGGGCCAGGGTGGTGTGCTGAACGATCAGGACGCCGTGGACATTGCCGAGTACTTCACACATATGCCAAGACCTGACTTTGCCGGCAAAGTGAACGACTGGCCCAATGGTAAAAAGCCCAAGGATGCCCGATATTAA
- a CDS encoding helix-turn-helix domain-containing protein, whose product MLRNELLSKEQVGTRLRQARHNQKQTLKQVSEKTGLALSTISKAELGQVTLSYEKFVVLARALNIEVGSLFAVPDEDTAQPLPTTEVGISSHKSTATPGYATRNYEYGLLFGELSGKHMNPILAVIDSRDASEFDDYIRHAGQEFVIVLSGSIAIQFETGETLFLDAHESAYFDSGIGHIYLSTSEDDAKVVAVCTSGLPPGIV is encoded by the coding sequence ATGCTACGTAATGAACTGCTCAGCAAGGAACAGGTAGGAACCCGCCTGCGCCAAGCCCGACATAATCAAAAACAGACACTCAAGCAGGTGTCTGAAAAAACCGGCTTGGCGCTTTCTACCATTTCCAAAGCAGAACTGGGGCAGGTCACCTTAAGCTATGAAAAGTTTGTGGTTCTGGCCCGCGCCCTGAATATTGAGGTGGGGTCCTTGTTTGCCGTACCGGATGAGGACACCGCGCAGCCTTTGCCCACGACTGAAGTGGGCATTTCCAGCCACAAATCCACCGCTACCCCTGGCTATGCCACTCGCAACTACGAATATGGCTTGTTGTTTGGCGAGCTGAGCGGCAAGCACATGAACCCGATTCTGGCTGTCATCGATTCACGCGATGCCAGCGAGTTTGACGACTATATCCGTCACGCCGGGCAGGAGTTTGTGATTGTGCTGTCCGGCTCTATTGCGATCCAGTTTGAAACCGGCGAAACCCTGTTTCTGGACGCCCACGAGTCGGCATATTTTGATAGCGGCATCGGGCACATCTATCTGTCCACCAGCGAAGACGACGCTAAGGTTGTCGCGGTCTGTACCAGCGGTTTACCGCCGGGGATTGTTTAA
- a CDS encoding membrane protein — translation MSNIKNILGIAMAFVGVVVGAGFASGQEILQFFSSFGYWGLLGGVVSGLCFTILGMAVGELSQVSVSHSFKEGLYLICGPRLGVVVDIMITFFMYAIAVVMFAGGGSLMEQQWGVPAQYGSIAVMLITVLIVFLRVDRVMAFIGSVTPFLVLMMIFLCIYSWNTRDLPLEELDVIAHTKPQGAGHWLVGSLLYVSYNMVVGAPFLMIAGAQATSRRNALLGGLVGGLLLGFLIVLISAGVFGRIDTIGSAALPMLMLATEQSKLLGTIMSVVIFAMILTTSVGVLYSFSARIFTPNTRKFNIGTAIAGVLGLVGAKIGFINLVGTVYPFFGYLGFVLMAWILIAWFRLRRLQSRNAT, via the coding sequence ATGTCGAATATAAAAAATATCCTGGGCATTGCGATGGCCTTTGTCGGTGTGGTGGTAGGGGCCGGCTTTGCATCAGGACAAGAGATATTGCAGTTTTTCAGCAGCTTTGGGTATTGGGGGCTGCTGGGAGGGGTGGTCAGTGGTCTGTGTTTCACGATACTGGGCATGGCCGTGGGGGAGCTTAGCCAGGTTTCGGTATCGCATTCGTTCAAAGAGGGTTTGTATCTGATTTGCGGGCCGCGACTGGGTGTAGTGGTCGACATCATGATTACCTTCTTCATGTATGCCATTGCCGTGGTGATGTTTGCCGGTGGCGGCTCGCTGATGGAGCAACAGTGGGGCGTACCGGCGCAGTACGGCAGTATTGCCGTCATGCTGATTACCGTGCTGATTGTGTTCTTGCGCGTGGATCGGGTGATGGCCTTTATTGGCAGTGTCACACCCTTTCTGGTTCTGATGATGATCTTCCTGTGTATTTACAGCTGGAATACCCGGGATTTGCCCTTGGAAGAACTGGATGTGATTGCGCATACCAAACCCCAGGGTGCAGGACATTGGCTAGTGGGCTCTTTGCTGTACGTGTCCTACAACATGGTGGTGGGGGCGCCGTTCCTGATGATTGCGGGGGCGCAGGCCACATCACGTCGCAATGCCTTGTTGGGTGGTTTGGTGGGTGGTTTGCTGCTGGGCTTCTTGATTGTGCTGATCAGCGCCGGCGTGTTTGGCCGTATCGACACCATTGGCTCGGCTGCCTTGCCCATGCTGATGCTGGCAACCGAGCAATCCAAGCTGCTGGGCACCATCATGTCCGTGGTGATCTTTGCCATGATTCTGACCACCTCGGTCGGCGTGTTGTATTCCTTTTCGGCCCGGATTTTTACGCCCAATACTCGTAAATTCAATATTGGTACGGCGATTGCCGGGGTGCTGGGGTTGGTGGGGGCCAAGATCGGCTTCATCAATCTGGTCGGCACGGTCTACCCGTTTTTCGGCTACCTGGGCTTTGTTTTGATGGCCTGGATTCTGATTGCCTGGTTCCGTTTGCGCCGCTTACAATCCAGGAATGCTACGTAA
- a CDS encoding formylglycine-generating enzyme family protein yields MRHTPVRISATLIVASVLLLLVLRSLPTRPEPGPEMIPVEGGSFMAGNFQVPMRVPGDEHSVQWVAQADQGALDPYPVEVSAFSIMKKEANNALYDRFLKQTKRPARWEPVKGDGEQAANMPYDEAEAFCAWLGQSNSLDMRLPTEAEWEYAARSRGQLFPWATDNGQWQAGRNLPEHGSQADRNKTGAFPSNPLGIQDMANGLHEWVISDPTRDPAHVRIFKGGSNEDASSHNTIPTRGIVFPLSEAAIEAKPELARLKGRPVGTVYFQNATARCVAPLKSNVTPPVSATQNTILPPIFDDVTDKP; encoded by the coding sequence TTGCGTCATACCCCCGTCCGGATCAGCGCCACCCTCATCGTTGCCAGCGTCCTGCTCTTGCTGGTCCTGAGATCGCTCCCCACGCGCCCCGAACCCGGCCCTGAAATGATTCCGGTAGAAGGCGGCTCTTTTATGGCCGGAAACTTCCAGGTCCCCATGCGCGTGCCCGGCGACGAACACTCCGTGCAATGGGTAGCGCAAGCCGATCAAGGCGCTCTGGACCCGTATCCGGTGGAAGTCAGCGCGTTTTCCATCATGAAAAAAGAGGCGAATAACGCCCTGTATGACCGCTTTCTGAAGCAAACCAAGCGCCCCGCCCGCTGGGAGCCAGTAAAAGGTGACGGCGAACAAGCCGCCAATATGCCCTACGACGAAGCCGAAGCCTTTTGTGCCTGGTTAGGGCAAAGCAATAGCCTGGACATGCGCTTGCCCACTGAAGCGGAATGGGAATACGCCGCCCGCAGCCGTGGCCAACTCTTTCCCTGGGCCACTGATAATGGTCAGTGGCAAGCAGGCCGTAATCTTCCCGAACACGGTAGCCAAGCGGATCGAAACAAGACGGGAGCCTTTCCGTCCAATCCGCTGGGCATCCAGGATATGGCTAACGGCCTGCATGAATGGGTCATCTCCGATCCGACCCGTGACCCGGCGCATGTGCGCATTTTCAAAGGCGGCAGCAATGAGGATGCCAGTTCACACAACACCATCCCCACACGCGGTATTGTCTTCCCCTTGTCGGAAGCGGCTATTGAGGCCAAACCCGAACTGGCCCGTTTGAAAGGCCGCCCCGTCGGCACTGTGTATTTTCAGAACGCCACTGCACGTTGTGTCGCGCCCTTGAAGTCCAACGTCACACCACCCGTATCGGCCACACAAAACACCATCCTGCCGCCGATTTTTGATGATGTGACGGACAAGCCCTGA